Sequence from the Sciurus carolinensis chromosome 1, mSciCar1.2, whole genome shotgun sequence genome:
atgtttttacaacTGCTCTGACACCTAGACTATGTGACTCATGCCACAAAACACAGCAGAACACTGCACTGGTCATGCGCGTCCGTGCTTGATCTATGTTAGGAGCCTCATGTAGAACCAGAAGCTGTATGAATTTGAGGAAATGCTGGTGGGGGTGCAGGCATTGTTTCCATTTGAGAAATGAACAAGTTATTTGAATATAAACAAATGTATAGCTTGGCATTTTTAGGGACCCCAGGACAGCTTTggagatatttttttctgaaagaccTAAACTATTGGAAGATGGCCCTCAACTTATGAAAATGCGCAGCTACAGGGGTTGAGATACAGACATCATTTAGGAGGGCTGccatgttcatattttaaaatccaggGTAAGATGTGACACTTTGTTCTTCTACTTCCTCTTTTCTAATTTCCACTTGTCATATCTGAATATTGCCTCCTGTCTTCGTTGTCAGATGGGAAATAAGCCTGCCTTCTGGTGAGACAGACATGCCCTGTCTGCAGCCAGGCCTGGTTCCCATGCTTCTGTGGCTATTGCTGCTGATCCTGGGTGAGTAGCTGGGCTGGGATAGGACAGTAGCTTCAGTTCCTAAAGTCAGAAAGGGGAGTTTCTGTCTCTTCTTCTACATGGGGTTCAGAGACAGATAGCAAGAGACAGGAAATGAGTAGGTCTGGGTTCCCAAAACAACCATAAACTGCAAATACAACCATCAGAAGAAGCCAAGTATTTTGCCCTTGGTTTCACatcactgttaatttttttttcatcccagaggaaatttggatttttatttctgcCAATCCACTATGCTAAATTCCTTCTTTATACAACTCCGaactaaataattttttgataaaCAGTAACTTTCCAAACCTGGGTGAGTGAGGGAAGGTCTACTAAGAAACATGACCTCCTTCTCCATATTTTAAGCCAAAATTCAACCagagattttaaaagtagaaggAATAATGGGAAGCCCAAGAAATGAGGGGAGGATAAAccatttttccatatccttccCTGTGTGTGCACTGTGAGTTCCAGctagagaagagaggaaaggaatgaAGTATGCAGTTGCCACACATGCGGGAGCAGAGAAGAGCCATGGTCGTGGACACAAACCACTACATTTGTAAAGTAAATCATAGACtaatttttttcactgttgtttAGGAACTTTGGGTGGTATAGAATGGGTGCCAAGAAATGGGAGGAAAGAAACAGTTGTGCAGTTAGGTGTTGGGAAAACTTAGAGTATCTGattgaaaaaaatttgagaaacGTCATTCTATGCTAATAATCTTTGCATCTGGGTTCCCTCACAGCTCCTGGAAGAGAACAAGCAAGTAAGTTtcccttctttctgttcctcccaAGTTCTGACCATTGATCCCCTCAGTCACCATGGTCTATTCCAACACTTTCAAATGAGGAGATCAGGGAGATGCCAACATCAGTGATGTGGCTGCACTGTGGTCATGATGGTCAAGTCACCATGTTGGCCCAAATAGCCCCAAACTTCTCGGTCTCTAGCTCATCCCACATCACCAGAATGCCTTGGTGTAGAGAGGGAGGAAACATTAGCAGAAGGAAGGTCAGAGGCAGCAGGCAACTGTTCAGAGACTTTCAGCTTTATCTCCTCTACTCCTAAAGTCATTTGCCTCTGTATGTCCAAGTTAGCATTGCTaccaaaggaaatagaaatagcTTTTGTACACAGAGGAAAATGCCACAGTAAAACCCTTGTATGTTTCTGAAAGGAGCTCATGCCACCATCATGCCTCAGCTTCTGGGCCCATAAGTCAGCTGCAATTCTAAACATAAGCCTGATTTCTTGAGCAGGCTTAATTCAAATTCTTAATTTGAATTCTTAATTCAAATTCTTTATATCTCTTAGTTATTGACTGTGTCCAACTTAGATGGAGAGTACAGTTGCCTTCCCTATAGATTCTCCAACTaagcaaagtttaaaaataatgaaagtagaGAAAGAATCTTCTTCGTTAAATGTTTAAAGTCAAGCAGGAAGTGATTTTTTGGAATCTAGAAACTGCTTCTGAACATCCCACTTCTACCTTCATCCTGacaagaatgaataaaacaaaagtatcTCAGAGTCTCCCTACCTTCTGAGGACTTTGCAGTGTTAGCACAATgacaaatccttttttttttttggactgggaattgaatccactttaccactgagctacatcctcagccctttttattttgagacaggatttccctaagttgtccaggctggctttcaactggtaatcttcctgtctcagcctaccaagttgctggaattacaggaatatcccaccacacctggcacaaaCTTTCCTAAACTTTTCTCAGCCCCTACCAAGATGCATCTCCTATGATATCCCCTTGCCCAAGTCCAGGGTAAgcaaagaatgaggaagaataGATTCCATCATGGGCATTTTTTGAAGTTGTCTCTGTTCCATTTCCAGTCCCAGTCCCAGGAAAACCCCCAGCTGCAAAGCTGATCCCTCCCCTGTCCTATACCCACCCCTCACTAACCTGCCTTCATCTATTTCCTGTTTAGAAGTACCACCAAAAGCTGCACTTCTGCTCAATCCTCCATGGTCCACAGTCTTCAAAGGAGAAACGATGACTCTCACGTGTGTGAATTACCATTGGGCATCCCAGGGGGACACATTTTGGTATTGTGacgaggaatttttaaaaataacatctaAAAAGATAACAATTAAAACATCTGGTTATTACCAATGCAAGACCCAAGGATCCTCCCTCAGTGACCCTGTACATGTGGAATTTTCATCTGGTGAGAAAAAAGAGGAGTCTCTAAAATCAAGCCACATGGGGAGTACAGGTGGAGCTGCAAACAGGCGTGGGCATGTGTGATATGCTGGACCCAGTGGAGAGAGTAAGGGGCTAGGGCAGCAGCAAAGTGTTGTATTGTCCATCTCCTCATTCAAAGAGGCCACCAGGCAAAAAGAAACCCAGGCCTGAGTTATGATAAGggataaaatttctcttttctttaaagacaGGTTTTCTCAATGCcattttctggaaattagttcCCTCTTCTAGAATAAGAAAGAATCTAGTATTGAATATGTGGAAATGTTGGTGGAGGACATGTGCAGGAGTGTACAGGGTCATTGCTCTTTTCTCGTGGGTAGAAATGAGAGTGAAGAAGTGACAGGGAAGTATTGAATGTATTCTCTGCTCTTTGCAGACTGGCTGATCCTCCAGGCGCCACACCCTATCTTTGAAGGAGATAATATAGTTCTGAGATgccaaggaaaggaaaaggacataTCTAAAAAGACTTACTACAAAGATGGAAAACAACTTCATGATGGTGATAACTTAGACTTCATTAGACTAAATTCAGTCTCCAGAGATGATGGCAAATATCATTGTACTGCTTCTATGgattctttttggaattttttcagtgaaaaaatttcaaaacccctaaggatccaagttcaaggtagTGGTTGAACACCTGTGGGTTTAGATTTTGGCAATTAAGCTGTGAGGATGAAGGGAGGGTGTTTATCAATAGGATTGCATGAAGAATATCTTATAGCCCAGTCATGGGAGGAAGATAGTCCCCAATTCATGGTTTTCTATTTCCTGATGGTTGGTGCTGAGAACACAAGTATATTTGTGCCCCAATTCCCTAAGGATTGTGTTTGTTCTCTCTAGAACTCTTTACACATCCTGTGCTGATAGCcagtccctcccaccccactgaGGGAAGCCCATTGACCCTGACCTGTGAGACCCAGCTCCCTTTTCAGAAGTCACATGTCCAGCTCCAATTCTGCTTCTTCAGAGATGACCATACCCTGGGGTCAGGCTGGAGCAGCTCCCCAGAGCTCCAGGTCCCCACCATGTGGAGAGAAGACGAAGGGTTCTACTGGTGTGAGGCAAAGGCAGTGACTCACAACATCGCAAAAAGGAGCCTGACATCCCATATACGTGTGCAGAGTAAGTGTCAAAGGGGGCTACACTTCCAGAATCAGATCTGGAGAGAGGAGAACAGATGGTGACATCTCCTGCCCCCGGAATGGTTGATGTAGAGAGGAGGCTCCAGCTATTCTGGTATCTTTTCCTCTTTAGACTCAGTATTGGACTAACTTCCCTGGAACATTCTTTTCCATCTCAGCCAGGTAATGGTAATTATTGATGAGTTACTGGGTGCCCAATCCTGTGAGGGTTACAGAGATATAAAGGATAGGTTCTCTCATGAGTCAACAGACAACTAGAAGCACCATTGACCATATGCTGTCTCTGAAGGTCCCTATAGTGTTTCCATTAGTCAACCTAACCTCACaccaaaataatcagaaaaggGGAAGATGAATATGGACTGGAATAGTCATGGGGGCATGGAAGTGAGACTGGAGAACTCTTGAAGGATAGGAAGTGTTTCGGTTATGAGAAAAGTCACTTTGGGATAGAGATAACATCCCCAGTATTCTATGGTCTTTTAGCATATCAAAGGTTCCTTAGAGTTAAGTGTTCATAAAATGTGACTGAAAACAACATCAGGTTTAAGCAGATCATGGGCATGGTGCCTACCTTACCCAAGGATAGGAGCTCTTGTGAGAGTGGGGAAGGATATTGATcctttataaatatacacaattaatttcttatttcctACTTTGGACCCAGTCCTATTGCATCTACTGCTACTGGCCTATTCATGGCAGCACCAGATTTTTCCTTGACTCTGAAGTTCCTGCTATCAAAACCCTCACTTGTTGTCTTGTGTCCTCCCAGGAGTCCCTGTATCTGATGTGAATCTAGAAATCCAGCCTCCAGGGGGACAGCTGATTGAAGGAGAAAATCTTGTCCTCATCTGTTCAGTTGCCAAGGGCACAGGAACTGTCACATTCTCCTGGCACAAAGAAGGTGCAAAAAGTCTGGGCAGAAAAACCCAACATTCCCTGTTGGCGGAGCTGCAGGTGCCTGCTGTGAAGGAGCAGGATACTGGGAGGTACTACTGTGCGGCTGACAACAATCATGTCCCCATCCTCAGCAGGCGGATTATAGTCACTGTGAGAAGTGAGTTCCTGATTCCTTTCAATCACCCTTGTTTTGCAAGCCAGAGTTGAAGTTCTTCATCAGCCATGAAGATCTTTTTGAAGGAGGCAAATGAACAAGGCAAAGATGCAAAAAACTACCCACCCAATTACATACATGGCCAAATTAATTGAAGATGCTTTGCTCCCTGGGGAGAGGACTTTGTGATGATGAAGATAAAATTATCCAGGGTTACTTTTCTGGGTTTTAGGACAATGTTCCTGATCATGAGATTAGAAAGTGCAGTCAGTGGGGAACAGAAATGACCAAGGGATGTATCTTTAAGCTCCTTGAGTGGAGTTATACATCTGTTGCAGCATCAAAATCTGACAGCCCTTTGTCTCCCTCAGGTCCTGTATCCCAACCTGTCCTTACCCTCAGGGCTCCCAAGACCCAGGTTGTGGTGGGGGACATGGTGGAACTTCACTGTGAGACCCTGAGGGGATCTCCCCCAATCCTGTACCGGTTTTATCGTGAGGATGTCACCCTGGGGAACACCTCAGCTCCCTCTGGAGGAGGAGCATCCTTCAACCTCTCCCTGACTGCAGATCATTCTGGAAACTATTTCTGTGAGGCTGACAATGGCCTGGGGGCCCAGCGTAGTCACGGAGTGAGTCTCTACATCATAGGTAAGCAGATTATGCCACAGTAATCAGACTGTGTCCTCTACAAACAGAACTCTGTTGGGTTATTTGCTGGTGTGACATCCTAGAGTATCCCCTACTTTTTCTACTTCCATCTGGGAGTTTTGAGATTCTTGTGATTACACactcctttattttctctgtaagtGCCTACAATTGCCATATTCCCCACCTGCCTCCTAGAAGAAACTCAAAGATCTTCCAAAATACCAGATACGTAAGCTGCAGCAATTACTGACAAAGAAACCTGAATTCTTTCTGAATTCCTTTGTCCAGGAACAGTGACAAGATCATTGACCAGATCATTCCCTACCATGATTTTCTTCCTGCCTCATGCACTCATAATCCTtattttgcttcctggtcacagGACAAAGTACTTTTAAGAAGAGTCTTTTACAAATTATATTCTTGATGGCCACAGATCTTCATAGAAAAACATGTGACCCATTTATACATTTGACCTCTCTTTTTAGAACTTTGCCACAAAAATGACTGAATAATTTCATGATGTTGATCATTCCTCAATCTCATTACAAAGAATTATAAAGATTTTAGTATTTAAGttaaaataatcagtaaaagC
This genomic interval carries:
- the Fcrl3 gene encoding Fc receptor-like protein 3, coding for MPCLQPGLVPMLLWLLLLILAPGREQAKVPPKAALLLNPPWSTVFKGETMTLTCVNYHWASQGDTFWYCDEEFLKITSKKITIKTSGYYQCKTQGSSLSDPVHVEFSSDWLILQAPHPIFEGDNIVLRCQGKEKDISKKTYYKDGKQLHDGDNLDFIRLNSVSRDDGKYHCTASMDSFWNFFSEKISKPLRIQVQELFTHPVLIASPSHPTEGSPLTLTCETQLPFQKSHVQLQFCFFRDDHTLGSGWSSSPELQVPTMWREDEGFYWCEAKAVTHNIAKRSLTSHIRVQRVPVSDVNLEIQPPGGQLIEGENLVLICSVAKGTGTVTFSWHKEGAKSLGRKTQHSLLAELQVPAVKEQDTGRYYCAADNNHVPILSRRIIVTVRSPVSQPVLTLRAPKTQVVVGDMVELHCETLRGSPPILYRFYREDVTLGNTSAPSGGGASFNLSLTADHSGNYFCEADNGLGAQRSHGVSLYIIVPVSHPVLTFRVPRTQAVVGDMVELHCEALRGSPPILYQFYHEDVTLGNISAPYGGGASFHLSLTAEHSGNYSCEANNGLGAQRSETMTLNITGNFRNRTVLMTTGVTGGLLVILVFAATWLYCIKTQKKSEGPSVMGTPSYSPTECQEPSSSRRFSIDPQEPTHSEQSVHLQLQPVYSNVNPGESNLIYSQIRSIQNTTGISENSPRMHKNNKEPAVIYSELKKTHPEDLAGQSSRRGSAFEDVTENYENVPWTPAASDH